One region of Quercus lobata isolate SW786 chromosome 2, ValleyOak3.0 Primary Assembly, whole genome shotgun sequence genomic DNA includes:
- the LOC115960948 gene encoding uncharacterized protein LOC115960948 — translation MEASCSTNSSVRRAPMKCYCNQKPVLVVAWTEDNPGKRALSVFQVGRKCRFFQWHDDEICERGKVLIPQQRQRIIKLEAELANCKKREKFLVVVVALLVVIFAVLCLLR, via the exons ATGGAAGCAAGTTGTTCAACAAATTCCAGTGTGAGGAGAGCACCAATGAAGTGCTACTGTAATCAAAAACCTGTCCTAGTTGTGGCGTGGACTGAAGACAACCCTGGCAAAAG agCATTATCTGTGTTTCAGGTGGGGCGGAAGTGTAGGTTCTTCCAATGGCATGATGATGAGATATGTGAACGTGGTAAGGTGCTTATCCCACAGCAAAGGCAAAGGATCATTAAACTTGAGGCTGAGCTTGCAAACtgcaaaaagagagagaagtttttAGTCGTAGTTGTGGCATTGTTAGTGGTGATATTTGCAGTTCTATGTTTGCTTAGATAG